Proteins from one Salaquimonas pukyongi genomic window:
- the trhA gene encoding PAQR family membrane homeostasis protein TrhA produces the protein MMYPSECRRERFADTAVHLVSLLGVFAGSVLLLVNAATRLDWAVVIACTVYCLTMLFSFGVSAGYHLLPWHYWRRAWRRVDHAAIYALIAGTFTPLLVLLGGFWCLAVLAIVWLLAVPAMIYKLVAPKLEPRWSLASYLAIGWIGLLALPEMGARLPWPALAAIVAGGLVYSFGTIFYARTFQAYRYAIWHGFVLGGTALFYSAIWVSAFSA, from the coding sequence ATGATGTATCCATCGGAGTGCAGGCGGGAACGTTTCGCCGATACCGCCGTACACCTGGTGAGCCTTCTCGGCGTTTTTGCAGGCTCCGTCCTGCTATTGGTCAATGCCGCCACCCGTCTTGACTGGGCCGTTGTCATCGCCTGTACCGTCTATTGCCTGACCATGCTGTTTTCCTTCGGCGTTTCGGCCGGTTATCACCTGTTGCCCTGGCATTACTGGCGCAGGGCATGGCGCCGGGTTGATCATGCCGCCATTTATGCACTGATCGCCGGTACGTTTACCCCGCTGCTGGTGCTGCTCGGCGGGTTCTGGTGTCTTGCCGTGCTGGCGATCGTCTGGCTGCTTGCCGTTCCCGCCATGATCTACAAACTCGTGGCGCCCAAGCTGGAACCGCGCTGGTCGCTCGCCTCTTATCTGGCAATCGGATGGATCGGCCTGCTGGCGCTGCCGGAAATGGGGGCAAGACTGCCCTGGCCGGCGCTGGCCGCCATCGTGGCGGGCGGGCTGGTCTATTCCTTCGGAACGATATTCTATGCCAGGACGTTCCAGGCCTACCGTTATGCCATCTGGCACGGTTTCGTGCTCGGCGGCACGGCGCTGTTTTATTCTGCCATCTGGGTGAGCGCCTTTTCGGCCTGA